From Skermanella sp. TT6, a single genomic window includes:
- a CDS encoding TRAP transporter substrate-binding protein → MKRIVLNALGPLVGVLLAGGVFSLPAAAQTELKFGHVGAPGSLFDQSANEFAKRANEKLGGKAKVVVFGSSQLGTDEQMLQKLRLGTIDFALPSTVMSTVSDVFGLFEMPYLVKDREHMKRIADDVFWPSLAPAAEQQGYKIVGLWENGFRHVTTNTRPIAKPDDLKGIKLRVPGGKWRVRMFQSYGANPSPMAFSELFVALQTGVMDGQENPLTQIHSSKLQEVQKFLSMTGHVYTPAYVTVGARKWASLPADVRQVLEETARETQDFVYETAARMDEELQAKLRDEGMQVNEVDKDAFVKASEPIYRDFSGEVPAAKTMVEKAVELGKSS, encoded by the coding sequence ATGAAGCGCATTGTCCTGAACGCATTGGGGCCGCTGGTCGGCGTGCTGCTGGCCGGAGGGGTGTTTTCGCTGCCGGCGGCAGCCCAGACGGAGCTGAAGTTCGGCCATGTCGGGGCGCCGGGATCGCTGTTCGACCAGTCGGCCAACGAGTTCGCCAAGCGGGCCAACGAGAAGCTGGGCGGCAAGGCCAAGGTGGTCGTGTTCGGCTCCAGCCAGCTCGGCACCGACGAGCAGATGTTGCAGAAGCTGCGGCTGGGCACCATCGACTTCGCCCTGCCCTCCACCGTGATGTCCACCGTGTCGGACGTCTTCGGGCTGTTCGAGATGCCGTACCTGGTCAAGGACCGGGAGCACATGAAGCGGATCGCCGACGACGTGTTCTGGCCGTCGCTGGCGCCGGCGGCGGAGCAGCAGGGCTACAAGATCGTCGGCCTGTGGGAGAACGGGTTCCGCCACGTCACCACCAACACCCGCCCGATCGCGAAACCGGACGACCTGAAAGGCATCAAGCTGCGCGTTCCGGGCGGCAAGTGGCGGGTCCGGATGTTCCAGAGCTACGGCGCGAACCCCAGCCCGATGGCGTTCTCCGAGCTGTTCGTGGCGTTGCAGACCGGCGTGATGGACGGGCAGGAGAACCCGCTGACGCAGATCCACAGCTCCAAGCTCCAGGAAGTCCAGAAGTTCCTGTCCATGACCGGGCACGTCTATACCCCTGCCTATGTGACCGTGGGCGCCCGGAAGTGGGCCAGCCTGCCGGCCGACGTGCGGCAGGTTCTGGAGGAAACGGCGCGGGAAACGCAGGACTTCGTCTACGAGACGGCGGCGCGCATGGACGAGGAGTTGCAAGCCAAGCTGCGCGACGAGGGCATGCAGGTGAACGAGGTGGACAAGGACGCCTTCGTCAAGGCGAGCGAGCCGATCTACCGCGACTTCTCCGGCGAGGTCCCGGCCGCCAAGACCATGGTCGAGAAGGCCGTCGAACTCGGCAAGTCCTCGTAA
- a CDS encoding TRAP transporter small permease, translating to MANPSSSLALMRTGFERFLAAIVIVLLVGMTAVVFGAVVFRKLGASLVWYDEVASILLAWLTYYGSALAALKRSHIGFPGLIAAMPPALRLPVVILAEVIVIGFFVLLAWVGIEVLGYLEGLTLVSLPWVPVWFTQSVIPIGAVLFIIAELMNLPEILREARGHGPIHDPEIPAELLNPDLVKDARGAER from the coding sequence ATGGCGAATCCATCATCATCCCTGGCGCTGATGCGCACGGGTTTCGAACGTTTCCTCGCCGCCATCGTGATCGTTCTGCTGGTCGGCATGACGGCGGTCGTGTTCGGGGCGGTGGTGTTCCGCAAGCTGGGCGCCTCGCTGGTCTGGTATGACGAGGTCGCGTCGATCCTGCTGGCCTGGCTGACCTATTACGGGTCGGCCCTGGCGGCGCTGAAGCGGTCGCATATCGGCTTTCCCGGGCTGATCGCCGCCATGCCGCCGGCGCTGCGGCTGCCGGTCGTCATCCTGGCCGAGGTCATCGTCATCGGCTTCTTCGTGCTGCTGGCCTGGGTCGGCATCGAGGTCCTGGGCTACCTGGAAGGCTTGACGCTGGTCAGCCTGCCGTGGGTGCCGGTGTGGTTCACCCAGTCGGTCATTCCGATCGGGGCCGTGCTGTTCATCATCGCCGAGCTGATGAACCTGCCGGAGATCCTGCGGGAGGCGCGCGGGCATGGGCCGATCCACGATCCCGAGATCCCGGCCGAGCTGCTGAATCCCGACCTGGTGAAAGATGCCCGGGGAGCCGAACGATGA
- a CDS encoding TRAP transporter large permease — MTLLYMAAGLFGLVLINVPIAVALGVVSVIAMLLSSGTATLPNMAMVLYDGATSFPLLAIPLFIFAGAIMNSAGISRRLIAFASALVGFVRGGLAMVNVATSLFFAEISGSAVADVAAIGSILIPAMKKRGYPATFAAAITSSAATLAVIIPPSIPMILYAVMSGSSVVQLFVAGIVPGLLGAAGLMGLAYGFAVRRNYPVEEMFRVSRVKETFREAVWAFSMPIIILGGIFGGWFTATEGAALAVVAALFLGTVVYRELDLPHLYDAILEGGIQTAVVMLLVATSALMGTYLTEQQVPQQLAQAVADFTNNKYVVLALLNVIFLLAGLFLHSAAAIILIVPIVMPLVNLVGIDPVHFGIIVTLNLGIGQQTPPVASVLVTACSIAKADIWAVSKVNVYFIGVLMAVLLLSTYVPIVPMGLVELFYR, encoded by the coding sequence ATGACCCTGCTCTACATGGCGGCCGGGCTGTTCGGCCTGGTCCTGATCAACGTGCCGATCGCGGTGGCGCTGGGCGTGGTGTCGGTGATCGCGATGCTGCTGTCGTCGGGAACCGCGACGCTGCCCAACATGGCGATGGTGCTGTATGACGGCGCCACCAGCTTCCCGCTGCTGGCGATCCCGCTGTTCATCTTCGCGGGCGCCATCATGAACTCGGCCGGCATCTCGCGCCGGCTGATCGCCTTCGCCTCGGCGCTGGTCGGGTTCGTGCGCGGCGGGCTGGCCATGGTCAACGTGGCGACCTCGCTGTTCTTCGCGGAAATCTCCGGCTCGGCGGTGGCCGACGTGGCGGCGATCGGGTCGATCCTGATCCCGGCCATGAAGAAGCGGGGCTATCCCGCCACCTTCGCCGCCGCCATCACCTCCTCTGCGGCAACGCTGGCGGTGATCATCCCGCCCTCGATCCCGATGATCCTCTATGCGGTGATGTCTGGCAGCTCGGTGGTGCAGCTGTTCGTGGCCGGCATCGTGCCGGGCCTGCTGGGGGCGGCCGGGCTGATGGGGCTGGCCTACGGGTTCGCGGTGCGGCGCAACTACCCGGTGGAGGAGATGTTCCGGGTCAGCCGGGTGAAGGAAACCTTCCGCGAGGCCGTCTGGGCCTTCAGCATGCCGATCATCATCCTGGGCGGCATCTTCGGCGGCTGGTTCACCGCGACCGAGGGGGCGGCCCTGGCTGTGGTGGCGGCCCTGTTCCTGGGCACCGTGGTCTACCGCGAGCTGGACCTGCCGCACCTGTACGACGCGATCTTGGAAGGCGGCATCCAGACCGCCGTGGTGATGCTTCTGGTCGCCACCTCGGCCCTGATGGGCACGTACCTGACCGAGCAGCAGGTGCCGCAGCAGCTTGCCCAGGCGGTCGCCGACTTCACCAACAACAAGTATGTCGTGCTGGCGCTGCTGAACGTCATCTTCCTGCTGGCCGGCCTGTTCCTGCACTCGGCCGCGGCGATCATCCTGATCGTGCCGATCGTCATGCCGCTGGTCAACCTGGTGGGCATCGACCCGGTGCATTTCGGCATCATCGTGACGCTGAACCTGGGCATCGGGCAGCAGACCCCGCCGGTCGCGAGCGTGCTGGTGACGGCCTGCTCGATCGCCAAAGCCGACATCTGGGCCGTCAGCAAGGTCAACGTCTACTTCATCGGCGTGCTGATGGCGGTCCTGCTGCTGTCCACATACGTGCCGATCGTGCCCATGGGTCTGGTCGAGCTGTTCTATCGATAA
- a CDS encoding enoyl-CoA hydratase/isomerase family protein, which yields MENLILTEHHGPVVTITLNRPDKLNAFTKAMWQRLGEVMRRLSDDDSVRCIVLRGAGDRAFSPGNDISEFENERSNSEQASAYGKIIAGTLDAMRTCRHPTVALIKGICVGGGLEIAGSCDIRICGTSSRFGAPINKLGLVMGYAELDALIALAGRSTALEILLEGRIFGAAEAKEKGLVTRVVDDAEVDKEAMATARRISEGAPLVARWHKKFARRLAEGSPLSEAEMDEGYACYDTEDFRIGYRAFLDKVKPDFKGR from the coding sequence GTGGAAAACCTGATCCTGACCGAGCATCACGGCCCGGTGGTCACCATCACCCTGAACCGGCCGGACAAGCTGAACGCCTTCACCAAGGCCATGTGGCAGCGCCTGGGCGAGGTGATGCGGCGGCTGTCGGACGACGATTCCGTCCGGTGCATCGTCCTGCGGGGCGCCGGGGACCGGGCGTTCAGCCCCGGCAACGACATCTCGGAGTTCGAGAACGAACGCTCGAATTCGGAGCAGGCCAGCGCCTACGGCAAGATCATCGCCGGCACGCTGGACGCGATGCGGACATGCCGTCACCCGACGGTGGCGCTGATCAAGGGGATCTGCGTCGGCGGCGGGCTGGAGATCGCGGGAAGCTGCGACATCCGCATCTGCGGCACGTCGAGCCGGTTCGGCGCGCCGATCAACAAGCTGGGGCTGGTGATGGGCTATGCCGAGCTGGACGCGCTGATCGCCCTGGCCGGCCGTTCCACCGCGCTGGAGATCCTGCTGGAAGGCCGGATCTTCGGGGCGGCCGAGGCGAAGGAGAAAGGACTGGTCACCCGCGTGGTGGACGACGCCGAGGTGGACAAGGAGGCCATGGCGACCGCCCGGCGGATTTCCGAAGGCGCGCCGCTGGTCGCCCGCTGGCACAAGAAGTTCGCCCGGAGGCTGGCCGAGGGCTCGCCGCTGAGCGAGGCGGAGATGGACGAGGGATACGCCTGCTACGATACGGAGGATTTCCGGATCGGATACCGCGCCTTCCTCGACAAGGTGAAGCCGGATTTCAAGGGACGTTGA